A DNA window from Nodularia sp. NIES-3585 contains the following coding sequences:
- a CDS encoding P-loop ATPase, Sll1717 family encodes MKTGFFAYSGQPNSVGESVEEAIKLINGSEVALLKSWKSYAINGKLIVDEVTIAIDESDYFCADLTGFSDNVLFELGYAIAKNKFIFLILDNSHIESVRRYKELSCLTTTGYKKYVNSLEIVEAFTFYISNSNSQTNQRQRQKQTKSSKPLLFLKNQFNNTYSQVIDRKIGESKIPYTTDDPSESKVQPIDWYLEHLNTAVLIEFSATSRKEYELQNSKCSLVAGLALGYGLDLLMVAEEPYEVPIDYRDLLITYNTKDRCTQIVSEFLKPLNNKILELLYQRNISQTIKKRTTELQQISFGEFLAEHESDELPDYYVETFNIQTLTKNDSNIVIGRKGTGKTATLYYLKSILEEDTRNHVCLIKPDNVEIDALVKILQVPSEEYERSYLVESVWKLLIYTEVAQSIYHKITLKPLYAVSPAETAFKEFVEENTDLILKDFSERLEEELENIRQANIINKTEKIAQFKIKLAELIHQETLAEIKNHFSELFPKNRKIFVLIDNLDKSWKKDNKLKFQSELILGLLSVTEKIVKDLLSFRVKGQQKHIDFHLTIFLRSDIFKYILDSAREPDKVEYTNLLRLGDREVLFRIIEQRFIELSKDQLLPENLWDKYIVKTVDELLVKNYIYEKLIPRPRDIIYFLKNAHEIAISRGHTVIEKEDLKLAYTNYSSWVVTSMMVENGITLDKLREFLYQLVGSPQVVDREFLYVAMSDMNLSQSEEDLDKLVENLSTLSILGKEVSQDEFEFEYAFDSKDIINAKSKKFGSNRYKIHNALIPYLSLDS; translated from the coding sequence ATGAAAACTGGTTTTTTTGCTTATAGTGGTCAACCAAATTCAGTAGGTGAATCAGTTGAAGAGGCAATTAAGTTGATTAATGGCTCTGAAGTTGCTTTGCTAAAATCCTGGAAGAGTTATGCTATCAACGGCAAACTTATCGTTGATGAAGTAACAATAGCTATCGATGAATCTGACTATTTTTGTGCGGATCTAACTGGTTTCAGTGATAATGTCCTCTTTGAACTTGGTTACGCAATAGCAAAGAATAAATTTATATTTTTGATACTTGATAATTCACATATAGAGTCTGTAAGACGATATAAGGAACTTTCATGTCTCACAACTACAGGTTATAAAAAGTACGTCAATAGCTTGGAAATTGTGGAAGCTTTTACTTTTTATATTTCCAATTCAAATTCTCAAACAAACCAAAGACAAAGGCAAAAACAAACTAAAAGTTCTAAACCTCTACTCTTCCTCAAAAACCAATTTAATAATACATACAGTCAAGTTATTGACCGCAAGATTGGAGAGTCAAAAATTCCTTACACTACTGATGACCCATCAGAGAGTAAAGTACAACCTATTGACTGGTATTTAGAACACTTAAATACAGCAGTCTTGATAGAATTTTCTGCAACATCTCGCAAAGAATATGAGCTTCAAAACTCAAAATGTTCACTTGTTGCTGGATTGGCTTTGGGCTACGGTCTAGACCTTTTAATGGTAGCAGAAGAGCCTTATGAAGTACCTATTGATTATAGGGATCTCTTGATAACCTATAATACTAAGGACAGATGTACACAAATAGTTTCTGAGTTTTTGAAACCTTTAAATAACAAAATTTTGGAACTTTTGTATCAACGGAATATTAGTCAGACAATCAAAAAGAGAACAACAGAACTTCAGCAAATTAGTTTTGGTGAATTTCTTGCAGAACATGAAAGTGATGAATTACCTGATTATTATGTGGAAACTTTTAATATACAAACATTGACAAAAAATGATTCCAATATAGTAATTGGAAGAAAAGGAACAGGAAAGACAGCAACACTATATTATTTAAAAAGTATCTTAGAAGAAGATACTAGAAATCACGTTTGTTTGATTAAACCTGACAACGTTGAAATAGATGCGCTAGTGAAAATATTGCAAGTTCCTTCAGAAGAATATGAGAGAAGTTATCTGGTTGAAAGTGTGTGGAAACTTTTAATCTACACTGAAGTAGCACAATCAATTTATCACAAAATAACTTTAAAACCATTGTATGCAGTTTCTCCTGCCGAAACTGCATTTAAAGAATTCGTTGAGGAGAATACTGATCTTATTTTAAAAGATTTTTCTGAAAGATTAGAAGAAGAATTAGAAAATATTCGCCAAGCAAATATAATTAATAAAACAGAAAAAATTGCTCAATTTAAAATCAAGTTGGCTGAGTTAATACATCAGGAAACATTAGCTGAAATAAAAAATCATTTTTCAGAGTTATTTCCTAAAAATAGAAAAATTTTTGTACTTATTGATAACTTAGATAAATCTTGGAAGAAAGATAACAAATTAAAGTTTCAAAGTGAATTGATTTTAGGACTGCTGAGTGTTACAGAAAAAATTGTCAAAGATTTATTGTCCTTTAGAGTTAAAGGACAGCAGAAACATATAGATTTTCATCTAACCATTTTTTTAAGAAGCGATATATTTAAATATATACTTGATTCCGCCAGGGAGCCAGACAAAGTAGAATATACAAATCTTCTTCGCTTAGGAGACAGAGAGGTTCTATTTAGAATAATAGAACAAAGATTTATTGAGTTAAGCAAAGACCAGCTACTTCCAGAAAATCTATGGGATAAATATATTGTTAAAACCGTAGATGAATTACTTGTAAAAAACTACATTTATGAAAAACTCATACCCCGTCCCAGAGATATTATTTATTTTCTCAAAAATGCACATGAAATTGCTATTTCTAGAGGTCATACAGTTATAGAAAAAGAAGACTTAAAACTAGCGTATACTAATTATTCATCCTGGGTCGTTACATCAATGATGGTCGAGAACGGCATTACTTTGGATAAGCTTAGAGAGTTCCTTTATCAGTTGGTTGGAAGTCCACAAGTAGTTGATAGAGAGTTTTTATATGTAGCCATGTCTGATATGAATCTTTCTCAATCAGAAGAGGATTTAGACAAGCTAGTTGAGAATTTATCTACATTATCTATTCTTGGAAAGGAAGTTTCTCAGGACGAGTTTGAATTTGAGTATGCTTTTGACAGCAAAGATATAATTAATGCAAAATCAAAAAAATTTGGTTCAAACCGATATAAGATTCACAATGCTCTGATTCCATATCTTAGTCTTGACAGTTAA
- a CDS encoding DUF6615 family protein yields MKAVDIFESLASLTWERIKLGQIHKVSQSEETITDLNLLEIARINCPEVQVVKTPKDKEKYQGTDWEWWIGNNRIGWLRYAVQAKKINPKNTRYDALAHKVDDILQIDILEQFARVNRAIPLYCFYNYLENIALEKYWRCNLFYEAEQFGCTITPSSNVRTALSKRGARKFNFLHSVAQTRPWRCLVRCPLMHQVYLTESTNHTSLGFENVTVYQRLPSELSAALETGSLNQFSSEFYNQNLEMYPKRILVANYIEFE; encoded by the coding sequence ATGAAAGCTGTTGATATATTTGAAAGTCTTGCTTCATTGACTTGGGAACGCATTAAATTAGGACAGATACACAAAGTTTCTCAAAGCGAGGAGACGATTACTGATTTAAATCTTCTAGAAATTGCTAGAATTAATTGCCCTGAAGTACAAGTAGTTAAAACTCCTAAAGATAAAGAAAAATACCAAGGGACAGATTGGGAATGGTGGATTGGAAATAACCGTATAGGTTGGCTGCGGTATGCAGTTCAAGCTAAAAAAATCAATCCGAAAAATACTCGATATGATGCCCTTGCTCATAAAGTAGATGACATTCTACAGATCGATATTTTAGAGCAATTTGCTAGAGTAAATCGCGCCATTCCACTTTATTGTTTTTACAACTACCTAGAAAATATTGCCTTAGAGAAGTATTGGCGTTGTAACTTGTTCTACGAAGCTGAACAATTTGGTTGCACAATAACCCCATCCAGCAATGTCCGCACAGCACTTTCCAAAAGAGGAGCAAGAAAGTTTAATTTTCTACATAGTGTTGCTCAAACAAGGCCTTGGCGTTGTCTAGTACGTTGTCCTCTAATGCATCAGGTTTACCTAACTGAATCAACCAATCATACTTCTCTGGGGTTTGAAAATGTTACTGTTTACCAAAGATTACCATCTGAGCTATCTGCTGCTCTCGAAACTGGTTCTTTAAACCAATTTTCATCTGAATTTTATAACCAAAATTTAGAAATGTATCCAAAACGGATTCTGGTTGCAAACTATATCGAATTTGAGTAG